The sequence AAGGCAGTCAGATTTCAATTTGGAGACTCAATGTATtctgaagagcaagatctgggtcctgtagcaccttaaagaccaaccagatttccagggtatgagttttcagctctgactctcaaaagctcataccctagaaatctagttgatctttaataacataactgctgctcttaaccactacaccaaagtgtctctcagtgctactggacctaaatcttgcaCGTCTACTagaggccaacacagctacccaccttaaACAATCAAACATTCTGTTAAACTAAGAGATCCACCACCTTGTCTCTTTAGTCTGACCCTCTCTTTTGTGCATTGATTTACAGGATTAACGAGGATCCCAACCGGTTTCCCTATGCAATCGCTGAGGCCAGCTGCCGCTATACTGCCTGTGTCGATGGCACAGGGCGGGGTCTGAACTACGGCCTGAGCTCTGTCCCGATCCAGCAGGAGATCCTGGTCCTCAAACGTAAGCAGGCAGGCTGCCAGCAAACCTACTGGCTGGAGAAACAGCTGGTCACTGTGGGGTGCACCTGCACCTTTCCTACTACCAGTACCTACCGCAGGAAGAATGCAGGGAACTACAAAGACTTGACAAGGACCAGCCATGGGCTGAAGCAATGAACATGTCCACTGAAGAGAGGAACCTGCCATTCTCAAGATGACCAGAAACAGGGCCCACATTAGTCTGTTTGTTTTTGAAGTCAGTTTTCTTCTTAGATGATGCAATTTAATCTTCTGCAGATGTGAACATTTTGAATTCCCTGTGTGATTGATGAAAGTGTGACTCTTtggttgtatttttaaaaaagttttgcaaTAATTCTCAAGCAGGTATTTATATATACTATTATCATATTTATGCCTCTGCAAAAGCATAGATTCTAAGTATTTGTATTTATTCAGTAACTTATACAATTAATAAAAAACATAGACATACTGAGCTCTCTCTCCACCTAGTCATTCTTTAGAATAATCAGTCTTAGTGGTGAAATAATGAAGAACTTCAGAAAGGTTTTCCTCAGCCTCCACCATGGCTTTGCACTGTGCCTGTGGTCCAGACCAGGAACTTGAGTgcacctccttccttccttccttcctttgggtaattcctagagctactctatgTCACTTAGagtatgtcttttttttttactggaagtgatgtaacaacGTGTGATGctgcatggtttttttaaaaaagtggtgaCAGGCAATGGAAGCTggacagaggatcccccacccccactgggggaatgagcCCCCTCGAAGACCCCATCCAGGAAACCTAGGAGCTAACTTAAAGGTAGAGGACCACCTCCAAACCAGATCCCCTTGATAGAAAAAGATATAACAGGAACAGATATTAAGATGTTTCCTCAGGTTTCAAATATGAAgacaccccccgccccgcccaggTGCAGAAGTGACTCTGGCAGTCAGTGTCATACTCAGAGCTCCTATGGGAATGTTAGAGGTGGTCCAAGGTctttgagtttatttatttaaaacacttctaGGCAGCCTTTCCACCCACTTCAGAGTCCCCATGGCAGCAAATAATAAAACACTAAAACATTTCataaattaaaaagcatttaaaatacaaatatatatatttaaaacacataaaacacacacgagcagagagaagggctagtaagagttagtgagggaatgccaaggaAACAAAAGTCTTCGCTGCTGCCAGAAGACATCGATAGAGGGAGACTGACGAATATCCCTGgggaggagttccaaagtttcggtACCACAACGAAGAAGTCCATTTGGGTTGCCTCCCAACTAGACTTAGATGGCAGAGGCACCAGAAGCCGGGCCTgtaaagatgaccagagtgatcAGAAAAAGGGCCTATGGGAATTGGGCTGACATAAACTGTCACTTTTAcaggagggaagaagaaagagagtGGTGTAAGTGGATGAGGGAAGGTTGAAGACGTTAGTATTCATAGAAAGGAAAAGATGAAAGCAGGTAGGAGGTTGATCAGAGATGTGAAAGAGAGATAAGGAAGAGCAGAGAGACTGAGCTGAGTAGCGATACCAGCAAATAATCAAGAATTCTGCATATGTGTTAGTTtccttttgttctttttctctagtttctgttctttctttctcttgttctctttcttcttctctgtttctgttctctctcttttttccctttttaatgagattttaaatttgtcaataaaataaaaagtttggtaaaaaaaaaaagaattctgctAAGAGGAAATAAGTATAACTTTAAGTTAAGGTTTACATTCAATGTAATCCTAAGTAGTTTCCAACAAAAAATTAAGCAGGATGAAAGATTTACCAAAGCCAACAAACCATTTTGTTGGTTTGTTGGTACCAAAGCCAACAAACCTACCCACAAGAGGTCAGGGATGGCCGAGCCAGCATGCACTCGCACAGCCAGGGCTAGTTTCAGGTTTGGGGGACCCTGGACGGAGagtgctcagcccccccccccccgcccatgcccACTACTAGGCATCCCTTCTcgccctcccacccacatgcccccaACTGCCTGTGTGTCTTTCCGCtgcccactcacaagctctcTCACCACCTGCAGTCATACCTACCCATACTACCTGCCTGCCCTTTCCCCAgcggtgctgggtggtgggtgcagctgggAGGGCCACTGccacggccaccaagaatgctgatgctttgcgcagcacccacatgcccttctccagcagcactaggcagcatatgccGGGGGTAACTGAGATGACAAAGCATTCACAAGCAGGCATAAACTGTCACTTTTACAGGAGGGAAGATGAAAGAGAGTGGTGTAAGTGGATGAGGGAAGGTTGAAGACGTTAGTATTCACAGAAAGGAAAAGATGAAAGCAGGTAGGAGGTTGATCAGAGATGTGTGGGGGCAGGCATCAAAGGAGTTGAGTGAGTCGGGAATCAGccgcagtgggccccaccagaagtaGGGATCCATCTCATTCCTCTGTTGGGGGCgcagatcccccactcccagtctctctcccccccccccaccgcttacctggccagagggggaAGTGGTAGTGTTGGAGGCCGATTTTTATCAGATTGTCCGCACACTGGGTCCTTCACTTCCTTGTAGCGCAGGGAACTATGTCATTCCCAGGATGCCAAGGACGTCCTCCAGAGTACACCTGTGCAAGGTAAGTTCCCTCCGCATacaccccctccccacatgcAGCCCCACGACCCCCGGTCCCTTGGTTtgggccctgggggacctggcaaccctgaccaGAAGCCCTGGAAGCTGCCCCACCTCCCTATGTGCTCTGCACAGCAAAACAGCAATATACaatccaccttgactctcagtgactaaggcagactaaaaataacacaaataaataaatatatatttagcaggggacctgcaaggacctgtgggggggcatctcatttccccctgccccacccttccctttcctgaagcccccccttcctcttttcctgctcccttctctccttcccacccaccaccaacccacctttatctgcccccctgtCTTCAGCTCAGAGACCGCTCCCCATCACCTCTTCAAAGGGTTTGGCGCTGGGCTGTTCAGGTGCTACCGAAAGTCTAAGTCTTTACACAGATGCAGTAAAATAGCACATTTTGTAAAACTTTTATTGTTAATATCATTAGCCATGACACTGGACCCTGTCCTCCTGATTGGCATCACAGGTCCTTCATAATTCCataggcagggttgccaactccagattgtgaaattcctggagatttgggggtggaacctggggagagaACTGTTTGGGAAGGGAGCTGAGTAGGGACAGGATTTCCCCACACAAAGCAGGtgttttttccaggggaatttctctctgtctcctgcaaatcagttgtaattctgggagatctccaggtccatAAGCAACCAGTTTGCTCTTTGGCTTACATAGTGTGGGTGAGGCTGTTGCAGCCAGTTGATCTTCATTGTCACTGTAAAGTTTGGAGTTCACACCAGCCCATCAAAGGCATCAAGCTGCTTTATTTGAACTGCAGCACACAGAACCTCAGCCAAATATCCGTCTTGTATGTGATAGACAAGATAACTTGTGCACAAGTTATCTTGGCTATCtcatacaaagccctttgtgCCAATGATCTCTCATGTCTTCTGGTCTGCCTTTCTTCCTACGTTCCACCATGGcaacttcattcatctgaacatggCACCCTGAAGacgagcaaaatcaacagctgcacgTATGGATGCATTCCTTGTAGAAGCCCCGAACTtacggaatggcctacctgaagatgtcaggagatctcctggaattacaagtcatctccaggccacagagatcagttcccctggagaaaatggcggctttggagggtggactctatggcattgtaccgaCTTCCCCTCCACAAACCACTCTTTCTCCAGGtagcacccccaaaatctccaggaatttctccaccTGGAGCTGGAACCCTGTATCAGTCTATGTCACTGGCTGCCGCCGTATTTCATCACTTTTTCCAGCTCTTTATTGTGTTTCTGCtccctttcaaatttctgcaatctttaCCCCATTTACTGCACGTCCGAGCTTTTGATCGTATTGACTCGCACGTGTAATTCACCTTGACTTTGACTGAGaaaagcagacaataaataacataacgTTAAACAAGTGCATCAATTAATTTCCTTATTGCAATCAAAAAGAGGGCAGTTCCAGAGCAAGTAGAACAGAAATAAAACTTTCCCCAAGTATAGGGCAAGAACCCTTTTGCCATTCACCAAggtttgctctctttaaatatttgaaaggctgtcatttggaggagggcaaggagctgttccagttggcagcagagggtaggaaccaaagcaatgggcttaaattacatgcacaaaggtaccggctggatatcaggaaaaactttttcacggtcagagcagttcaaaagtggaatcagctgcctagggaggtggtgagctccccctcactggcagttttcaagaagaggctggatgaatacttgtcagaggtgctttaggctgatcctgcactgggcagggggttggactagaaggtctgtatggccccttccaactctgtgattctatgattctgtgaagggCAACTCCTACTCATCATAATTATAGGGGTCCTCTTTTCAAGGGGAAAGGGAGTCTTTCAGTCCAAAAATAGGTTAGAGAAGTAAGATAATCTCATCTCTAAATAATTTGAGGGGAGGGGCCATAGAGTTGCCAACAATCTGAAGAAAAAATTGTCCTacccttttctccaggttgtAGTCTCTGTGTATGTGCATTTAGAATAAACTTTGCAATTCAAGTTCACATTATTAGGAGCACAGAGCACATTTCTATGGTATTATAATGTAATTAGGATGTAGAAAGGAAACTATTTAAAAATTAAGCTGCACCTGTTAGATTTTTGCTCTGTTCTTCATCCCACGTGGCCAGGTGCAGAATGGCAGGTGGGTAGAGAGGGAAGAATACACATTTTGGGCTCTATCCCAAAAGCTTCCTTGGTAGCTCTACTGAATGGCTCAGTAATAGGACTAGGTGAGCGCTTTTGTCTTAACTTCTTTCTCAGAGTGAATTCTCATGAGAATTCATGGGCAACAATGCAAAACCACAGACAGAATCTTGAGTTCCTTCCAGGAATGTCAGTCTAACTGTGGTACTTATAAAAATCCAACCCCAAACCTTTGAAATGTGGGccgtttttgtttttaaatgcctCAGCCCACCTGCTTCAAAACAAACACACTTCTAGATTTCTTCCCCTCCTACGTGTACCAGTGTGGTGGAAACGCTGAGCCAGCTCGCCCTACATGTCTGCAAAGTGCTTTCTGGCTGAGAAGTCCCAATGTTGCTGAAAGGGATACACAGGACGGAAAGCCAAACTGAAGTTTCAACAAACTCTAGCTTTCCTTCGGTTTGTGTAATGGCTGAAAGGCCGCGTGTACCACAAAATGTGCCCATTGTTTGTGAAAGAGTCAAAGGGGGCATTTTGAAATAATATGTACACCTTACTCTACAACTCTTCACAGATGAAAATCCTGTGTGGATGAGTCTGGTGGAAATGGTTGGGGCCAAGCCAAGCTAGACTCCAAAAACAACGACTAGACCTCCTACAAGCGGACGGctctgtccggggtcagcagcccagcccccggacttgctggcaggcagcggcggggggcagccgggagacagcagttcaaccgctctgtctggcaaacagagccagaacctgcctactccagggggaaggggcgaaaggccaaagcctcagaaggctggggggagcagggagaggccagctagtcccaccctccagggggaagagagggagctaaacaggctagaggaaaagggccaaggcaaggggaatagggacccagcagcagcccaaacagagcccttaccagccaaggaggagaagcagccactacagtccagagccacaccctggctagaggacagcagcctggctcaggaggtgctaggagccaagcccctccagggggagctgccacaggcattctgggggaggagatgggcagccccgcccggcagcaatgagcaggcagcccagaagctgcagcatccctggcgcccctctgacatcagggctggcccagctggggccctgcccagcggtggcagcaacaagccctgacaggcTCTAGCTGACAAAAAGTACGAAGCCACTCAGATACATCTAATCAGGGAATTTTTCCCcagaaaagcggtggtggaactcagtgggttgccctcggagaaaatggtcacatggctggtggccccgccccctgatcctccagacagagggcaatctaaactcccctctgtctggagatcagggggtggagccaccagccatgtgaccattttcaagaggttccggaactccgttccccctgaaaaaaagccctgcatctaatGCACACATATATGCATTGTATTGCACTGATGACATCTACAAGATATTGCTCCTGTTTTACAGCTGAGAAACACTGAGATGTGTGCCATGATGTGACCAGCCCTTCCCTCCCAGCTAACCAGCCAGAAAGTCCATGGCTCAGAATTTGAATAATaaagtaaggtaaaggtaaagcaccgagtcattactgtaagcactgagtcatggggggatgttgcatcaccacattttcttggcagactttttaacagggtggtttgccattgccttccccagtcatctacattttacacccaggaaactgggtactcattttaccaacctcggaaggttggcaggctgagtcaaccttgagctggctacctgaacccagcttccgccaggattgaacttaggtcatgagcagagcttgggctgcagtactgccacttaccactctgcgccacggggctcttgaaTAATAAAGtacctctgagcatatgcagaactGGGCTTGTTTCACCACTGAGCCACTGCAGCCTCCTTTCTCCTTTGGAATTAAGAAGCAGGCCTGACTGATGGCTTCTCTCCAGCATGGCTCGGCCCTGTCCCCACTTCCTAACCAGCAATCTACATAAAGGGGACACATGCAGGCTGCTTCCTTCCATGCATCAATCTATTTTTCATTGCTCCATCATTTCTCAGTGACATTTCACAGAATCCGTTTCTTTCTTTCACCCTCAACTTTCCTCCTCACTTTCTTGATATTGGTAAGAAGCAACTCAAGAGATCCTTGATCTCTGCACATTTTCACTTGAAAAGGAATGTGAGCAGCACAGTATCACTGGAAGAAGGGGTGCTTCATTCTCCCATCCCACACACATATAGGTTCCTCAGAGCTGAAACACATGAGACAGATTACATGTGAAGAGCACGGGTTGGGTcctgcaagcttccctgggagcagtagtcttacccccccccctccaagctcctggaggaaaactgaaccaagtggattttcttacaaagaacagccgactggagagattctctcattcaaaaatccacttgcttcggttttccttcaggagctcagagatgagggcgggggggggggggcggaaatccGCACTGCgcttccctgccaggtgaagaagaatgggagggactgggtttctctctcactcgcaaaacaccttggcttttttcctgcctcttgttatgttgttccccactcccccaccccatctcgaGTTCagggaggatttttgaaagagagaaagagagtgtgtgTCTATGTGAAAGAGGAAGCccctccagttgcaattctccCCGGCTGAGAATCACAAgtggctgggttttttaaaagactaCCTTCCTCAGGGATCCCTGCAGGACCTGACACACACCCACGCATCTCGTGTGGTTCCACTCTCAGTCAGAAACTCTCCCATGTCATTAGCCAAGCGGAAGGAAAAACGTAACtccatgtttggggggggggcacattttaTCAGGGAAATGGTTTAGATATCCCTCTCCCAGCACCAATACTCCAGTGGAA is a genomic window of Eublepharis macularius isolate TG4126 chromosome 1, MPM_Emac_v1.0, whole genome shotgun sequence containing:
- the LOC129343511 gene encoding interleukin-17F-like, translated to MMARSPKRLSSLIKRLVLVLALINSVYGNSKKFKESPPGEQWSDDCPTHENSEFPDSVRVKIHIVHTNPGNTKSQDVRNRSLSPWDYRINEDPNRFPYAIAEASCRYTACVDGTGRGLNYGLSSVPIQQEILVLKRKQAGCQQTYWLEKQLVTVGCTCTFPTTSTYRRKNAGNYKDLTRTSHGLKQ